Proteins encoded by one window of Bacteroidia bacterium:
- a CDS encoding peptide-N-glycosidase F-related protein, with product MLVKKLFLILFSVTTTLSCIASVGDTTFVSSHTNDTVVTNPGTGSNGYAKWAVFPSASTNYRKIILTLSHRCPSPMACGEWDYLDYIYIRRTGGQNNPSQDIELARYITPYGNTFNSTFKSSWTLDVTDFASFLHDSVEIEYIHTGYETNVGRGWLVSVDFALIEGTPVMNPIAFKRLWHGSFPYGNASNPIENFLGADTVTLNFNTANLRLKVTQSGHGADANYCAEFCSKTRTIYFDNSLVDTKQVWRLCGTNPIYPQGGTWVYDRANWCPGNWVYPSVNNFAVAGGSTHIVDMNMQSYNVSSPSANYVIEGQLFEFGPLNNSIDAAIDEILAPTDKFEFSRSNPTCNNPKIRIKNNGSSTITSATIKYGLLGEPESTFNWTGSLNTFATADVDLPGLISYTSGNRIFKAYIADVNNTADQYVYDDTAYSNANVPEVMDTVFILLVKTNNYPNENGYTLYDENNNIIVQRLAGSLAVNTIYRDTIHATPGCYRYEITDSGDDGLYWWANAAQGTGYHRILRMNNSIARNFERDFGSRYSYRFVSSPGAVVGINSQERYADIVVYPNPTKGIINADITLTSASPLEVSVYNPLGQRIAVQSRNNFNSGIISFDFEKQPKGIYLVKVVANDQVKVQRVVLE from the coding sequence CACAGGAAGCAATGGTTATGCAAAATGGGCAGTTTTTCCTTCTGCCTCCACCAACTATCGCAAGATAATTTTAACCTTATCGCACAGATGTCCAAGTCCAATGGCATGTGGTGAGTGGGATTATCTTGATTACATTTACATCAGACGTACAGGAGGCCAGAACAACCCATCTCAGGATATTGAACTGGCACGTTACATTACTCCCTACGGAAACACATTCAATTCTACATTCAAATCATCATGGACTCTTGATGTAACAGATTTTGCATCTTTCCTTCACGATTCAGTAGAAATAGAATATATACACACCGGCTACGAAACGAATGTTGGTCGCGGATGGCTTGTTAGTGTTGATTTTGCCTTGATAGAAGGTACACCGGTAATGAATCCTATTGCATTTAAAAGATTGTGGCATGGTAGTTTTCCGTATGGTAATGCTTCCAATCCGATAGAAAATTTTCTAGGTGCCGACACCGTGACGCTTAATTTTAATACAGCAAATCTAAGATTGAAGGTTACACAGTCCGGGCATGGAGCAGATGCTAATTACTGTGCAGAGTTTTGCTCAAAGACCAGAACAATTTATTTTGATAATTCATTGGTTGATACCAAACAGGTTTGGCGTTTGTGTGGAACAAATCCTATTTATCCGCAAGGAGGCACATGGGTTTATGACAGAGCCAACTGGTGCCCCGGCAATTGGGTCTATCCATCAGTAAACAATTTTGCTGTTGCAGGAGGAAGCACGCATATCGTTGACATGAATATGCAAAGCTACAATGTGTCCAGTCCTTCAGCAAATTATGTCATTGAAGGACAACTTTTCGAATTTGGCCCATTAAACAATAGCATAGATGCAGCCATTGATGAAATCCTTGCACCTACAGATAAGTTTGAATTTTCAAGAAGCAACCCTACTTGCAACAATCCTAAAATAAGAATAAAAAATAATGGCTCTTCCACAATAACATCTGCAACAATAAAATATGGTTTACTTGGTGAACCCGAAAGTACTTTCAACTGGACAGGCTCATTAAACACTTTTGCTACAGCAGATGTTGATTTACCGGGATTAATCAGCTATACAAGTGGAAACAGAATTTTTAAAGCTTATATTGCTGACGTAAACAATACAGCAGATCAGTATGTTTATGACGATACAGCCTATTCCAATGCCAATGTTCCTGAGGTTATGGATACGGTGTTTATTCTGCTTGTAAAGACAAATAATTATCCCAATGAAAATGGTTATACACTGTACGATGAAAATAATAATATCATTGTGCAACGACTTGCCGGATCATTGGCAGTAAATACAATTTATCGTGACACCATTCATGCAACCCCGGGCTGCTATCGTTATGAAATAACAGACAGTGGTGATGATGGTTTATATTGGTGGGCAAACGCTGCACAGGGAACAGGTTATCATCGGATTCTACGAATGAATAATAGCATTGCAAGAAATTTTGAAAGAGATTTTGGTTCGCGCTACAGCTATCGTTTTGTATCATCTCCGGGTGCTGTAGTTGGCATTAACAGTCAAGAACGTTATGCCGATATAGTTGTTTATCCAAATCCAACCAAAGGTATCATCAATGCCGATATTACTTTAACTTCGGCAAGTCCGTTAGAGGTATCGGTTTATAATCCTTTAGGACAACGTATAGCAGTTCAAAGCAGAAATAATTTTAATTCAGGTATTATTTCTTTTGATTTCGAAAAACAGCCTAAAGGAATATATTTAGTAAAGGTAGTTGCCAACGATCAGGTTAAAGTACAACGAGTTGTGTTGGAATAA
- a CDS encoding DUF2807 domain-containing protein yields MKRSYQYSLTLFLMFFALLANAQTHKTLEQFTGIELRGSLNAVYKSDSTWSIEVPEGNVATQWSLENKTLVLSGAGSNIIVRSPDLQKINITGSGSVSAEDTIELHDLNIDISGSGKFKMNYVKAKNIEANMRGSGKIILGGSAQTLNANLAGSGKIITNKLNVDRAEVNVSGSGTSSVWVSDSLTANIAGSGNLYYVSSPRTINQAVAGSGKIEPITPAIESELNSNSITITTSNKSGTYWAGFELGFNGLYNSKSKFDTPDGYDFLEMIPEKSLAVNFNFYEYDVKLVKRYVIASTGIGLSYNNYRFRKNMSLIPDTNALLYTVDTMNLRKNKLTVSYATVPVLLTFNTCENLKKSFHITTGLLLSYKLGSHTKKVYNKDGKKEKDKTFDDFNIDPFRYDATIRIGYRDFTVFANYALSELFKRGKGPELHPWTIGVSLLPW; encoded by the coding sequence ATGAAAAGAAGTTATCAATATAGTCTGACCTTGTTTTTGATGTTTTTTGCACTTCTTGCAAATGCACAAACACATAAAACCTTAGAACAGTTTACCGGTATAGAACTGCGTGGGTCTCTTAATGCAGTTTATAAATCAGACAGCACATGGTCTATTGAAGTGCCTGAAGGAAATGTTGCCACACAATGGAGTCTTGAAAATAAAACGCTTGTTCTTAGTGGAGCAGGAAGTAATATTATTGTCAGGAGTCCTGATTTGCAAAAAATAAATATTACGGGCTCGGGAAGTGTTTCTGCAGAAGATACTATCGAATTGCACGATTTGAATATTGATATTTCAGGTAGTGGGAAGTTTAAGATGAACTATGTAAAAGCAAAAAACATAGAAGCTAATATGCGTGGTTCAGGAAAAATAATTCTCGGTGGCTCGGCACAGACATTAAATGCAAATCTTGCAGGCTCCGGAAAAATTATTACCAATAAATTAAATGTTGATAGAGCAGAAGTAAATGTAAGTGGTAGTGGCACATCTTCTGTTTGGGTAAGCGACTCACTCACTGCCAACATTGCAGGCTCCGGTAATCTGTATTACGTTTCTTCTCCAAGAACAATTAATCAGGCAGTTGCAGGCTCCGGAAAAATTGAACCTATAACACCTGCAATTGAATCTGAACTTAATTCAAACAGTATTACAATTACTACAAGTAACAAATCCGGTACCTACTGGGCAGGATTTGAGTTAGGATTTAACGGACTATATAACAGCAAATCAAAATTCGACACGCCTGATGGATATGATTTTTTAGAAATGATTCCTGAAAAATCATTGGCAGTAAACTTCAACTTTTACGAGTATGATGTGAAACTTGTTAAACGTTATGTTATTGCTTCAACCGGTATAGGTCTTTCCTATAACAACTACCGTTTCAGAAAAAACATGAGTCTGATACCCGACACCAATGCCTTGCTTTATACTGTTGACACCATGAACCTGCGCAAGAATAAACTCACGGTAAGCTATGCTACAGTACCTGTTCTGTTGACTTTTAATACTTGTGAAAATCTGAAAAAATCATTTCACATTACCACCGGTTTGTTGTTAAGCTATAAGCTTGGCTCGCATACTAAAAAAGTATATAATAAAGATGGCAAGAAAGAGAAGGATAAAACATTTGACGATTTTAATATAGATCCCTTCCGTTATGATGCTACCATCAGAATAGGCTATCGTGATTTTACGGTGTTTGCCAACTATGCACTCTCAGAACTTTTTAAGAGGGGTAAAGGCCCGGAGTTGCATCCATGGACAATTGGTGTTTCCCTGCTGCCTTGGTAA
- a CDS encoding sigma-54 dependent transcriptional regulator, which yields MSRILIIDDEKSIRHSLKEILEYENYKVDEAPDGIEGIKMAEKEKYDIIFCDIKMPRMDGIEVLENLQNKCPEVPVVMISGHGNIDTAVEAIRKGAFDFIAKPLDLNRILITVRNALDRTVLVKETKTLKRKMSRTNEMIGDSEGIKKIKDMIERVAPTDARVMITGSNGTGKELVARWIHEKSERNNMPLIEVNCAAIPSELIESELFGHEKGAFTSAIKTRSGKFEQANGGTIFLDEIGDMSLSAQAKVLRALQENRITRVGGEKDFPVDVRIIAATNKDLRSEIEKNNFREDLYHRLSVILIHVPSLDDRREDIPVLVNYFLKEIADEYKSPVKTITPDAIEQLQQKNWTGNIRELRNVVERLVILGGKTISKDDVINYVGAK from the coding sequence ATGTCGCGAATATTGATTATTGATGATGAGAAAAGCATCCGTCATTCACTGAAAGAAATTCTGGAGTACGAAAATTACAAAGTGGATGAAGCTCCCGATGGTATTGAGGGTATTAAGATGGCAGAGAAAGAAAAGTACGATATTATTTTCTGCGATATTAAAATGCCCCGGATGGATGGCATAGAAGTGCTGGAAAACCTGCAAAACAAATGTCCTGAAGTTCCGGTGGTGATGATATCGGGACATGGTAATATTGACACTGCCGTAGAAGCTATTCGAAAAGGTGCATTTGATTTTATTGCCAAGCCGCTCGACCTTAACCGCATCCTCATTACCGTACGCAATGCCTTGGACCGCACCGTGCTGGTAAAAGAAACCAAAACGCTGAAAAGAAAGATGTCACGCACCAATGAAATGATTGGTGACAGTGAGGGTATCAAAAAAATAAAAGACATGATTGAACGTGTGGCACCAACAGATGCACGCGTGATGATAACAGGTAGCAACGGCACAGGAAAAGAATTAGTAGCACGGTGGATACATGAAAAAAGTGAAAGAAACAACATGCCGCTTATAGAAGTCAACTGTGCGGCAATACCATCTGAGTTGATAGAGAGTGAATTGTTTGGTCATGAAAAAGGGGCCTTTACGTCTGCTATCAAAACACGCAGCGGAAAATTTGAGCAAGCCAACGGAGGCACTATTTTTTTAGACGAGATTGGTGATATGAGCCTTTCGGCACAGGCAAAAGTTTTAAGAGCCTTGCAGGAAAACAGAATTACACGTGTGGGTGGCGAAAAAGATTTTCCTGTGGATGTGCGTATCATTGCTGCCACCAACAAAGACCTGCGTTCTGAAATTGAAAAAAATAATTTCAGAGAAGATTTATATCATCGTCTGAGTGTTATACTTATTCATGTTCCTTCATTGGACGATCGCAGAGAAGATATTCCGGTGTTGGTTAATTATTTTCTGAAAGAAATTGCTGATGAATATAAAAGTCCTGTAAAAACAATTACTCCTGATGCCATTGAACAATTGCAACAAAAGAACTGGACAGGAAATATTCGTGAACTGCGCAATGTGGTAGAACGTTTGGTGATTCTTGGTGGCAAAACTATCAGCAAGGATGATGTCATCAACTACGTAGGCGCGAAATAG
- a CDS encoding exopolyphosphatase has protein sequence MTISVIDCGTNTFHLIVAEQQEDNFKILFRKNIAVKLGEGGISSNKIAPAAFGRGIDALKEFADDMKQFIINKQLCYATEAIRRAANGKDFVEEAKKQSGIMLEIIDGLREAELIFSGVSHAVPFGNEKVLIMDIGGGSTEFVIAGNSHILWRQSFPLGAALLLDMFKPSDPINDAQEKLITEHINSVLIPLSDALTQHGPVNTLVGSAGSFDTFLDLCLQRFSRTKTNTTWWLLELEEYIKVHQTLLTSTLQQRLEMPGMIAMRADMIVVASMLLNYVIHKHNMNKLLVSAYALKEGMLYFAMKNK, from the coding sequence ATGACAATTTCTGTAATTGATTGTGGCACCAACACTTTTCACCTTATTGTTGCAGAGCAGCAAGAGGATAATTTTAAAATTCTTTTTCGGAAAAACATTGCTGTAAAACTTGGAGAAGGTGGTATTAGCAGTAATAAAATAGCACCCGCTGCCTTCGGTCGTGGCATTGACGCACTCAAAGAATTTGCTGACGATATGAAACAATTTATTATAAACAAACAGTTATGTTATGCTACAGAAGCCATACGCAGAGCAGCAAATGGAAAAGATTTTGTTGAAGAAGCAAAAAAACAATCAGGCATTATGCTTGAAATAATTGATGGCTTGCGCGAAGCAGAATTGATATTCTCGGGAGTAAGTCATGCCGTACCTTTTGGAAATGAAAAAGTGCTGATAATGGATATTGGTGGCGGCAGCACAGAGTTTGTAATTGCCGGAAACAGCCACATATTGTGGCGACAAAGCTTTCCATTGGGTGCTGCATTATTGTTAGATATGTTTAAGCCTTCAGACCCGATTAATGATGCACAGGAGAAGTTGATTACTGAACATATCAATTCCGTTTTAATACCCCTTTCTGATGCCTTAACACAACATGGCCCGGTAAATACATTGGTAGGGTCTGCAGGATCTTTCGATACGTTTCTGGATTTATGTCTTCAGCGTTTTAGCAGGACAAAAACAAACACAACCTGGTGGCTCTTGGAGTTAGAAGAATATATTAAAGTACATCAAACTTTGTTGACCTCCACCTTACAGCAGCGACTTGAAATGCCCGGAATGATTGCCATGCGTGCCGATATGATTGTTGTTGCATCCATGTTGCTGAATTATGTTATCCACAAACACAATATGAATAAACTTTTGGTTAGTGCCTACGCATTAAAGGAAGGAATGCTTTATTTTGCAATGAAGAACAAGTAA
- a CDS encoding ABC transporter permease: MNIILLIIQREYLTRVKKKSFIVMTILGPLLMGGLIAGFAYLSMNQGDSISMIRVVDETGVLAGKLTNSKTVIFTKDTMPIQTARHLFNPNTDYGILYLPANTLQKPDATVLYTEKQPNLTVVGYLESELSKNIENMKLTDAGIQKSTLDSIKTDISLQQKPVDPSGKDKSFSAGVTAGIGFGAGLLIYMFIFMYGIQVMRGVIEEKTNRIVEVIISSVKPFQLMMGKIIGIALVGLTQFLLWIVLTMAISGTATSLIVGKDQSKLAEMQQKQMIQNSNIPQEKMQPASMDFMKIFEGFNITKILLCFVFYFLGGYLLYSALFAAIGAAVDAETDTQQFMLPITIPLIFAYVVSTIVMTNPESELGYWFSIIPFTSPIVMMVRMPFDPPVIDIVISMVLLVAGFVFTTWIAAKIYRTGILMYGKKPTYKELFRWLFYK; the protein is encoded by the coding sequence ATGAACATCATACTACTGATTATACAACGTGAATATCTGACACGTGTAAAGAAAAAATCTTTTATTGTAATGACCATCCTTGGGCCATTACTTATGGGTGGTCTCATTGCAGGATTTGCTTACCTTTCCATGAATCAGGGTGACTCTATTTCAATGATTCGTGTAGTGGACGAAACAGGAGTTCTTGCAGGTAAACTCACCAATTCTAAAACAGTAATCTTTACCAAAGACACCATGCCTATACAAACAGCAAGGCATTTGTTTAATCCGAATACAGACTATGGCATACTTTACCTGCCTGCCAACACTTTGCAGAAGCCTGATGCAACAGTTCTTTATACAGAAAAACAACCCAACCTTACAGTAGTGGGTTATCTGGAAAGTGAGTTGAGTAAGAATATTGAAAACATGAAACTGACCGATGCCGGAATTCAAAAATCCACTCTTGACTCTATCAAAACAGACATTAGTCTGCAGCAAAAACCTGTTGACCCTAGTGGAAAAGACAAATCATTTTCTGCCGGAGTGACAGCAGGTATTGGCTTTGGTGCAGGTCTTCTTATTTATATGTTTATTTTTATGTATGGCATACAGGTGATGCGTGGTGTGATAGAGGAAAAAACAAACCGTATTGTAGAAGTTATCATATCATCCGTAAAGCCATTTCAGTTGATGATGGGAAAAATTATAGGTATTGCGCTGGTGGGATTGACGCAGTTCCTGCTTTGGATAGTTCTAACAATGGCTATTTCAGGCACTGCAACCTCATTGATAGTTGGTAAGGACCAGAGCAAGTTGGCTGAAATGCAACAAAAACAAATGATTCAAAACAGCAATATTCCACAGGAAAAAATGCAGCCTGCCAGCATGGATTTCATGAAAATATTTGAAGGGTTTAACATCACAAAAATTCTTTTATGTTTTGTATTTTATTTCTTAGGCGGATATTTGCTTTACAGTGCTTTGTTTGCTGCCATTGGCGCTGCTGTTGATGCAGAAACCGACACACAACAGTTTATGCTGCCAATAACCATTCCACTCATATTTGCCTATGTGGTCTCAACCATTGTGATGACCAATCCGGAAAGTGAGTTAGGCTATTGGTTTTCGATTATTCCGTTTACATCGCCCATTGTGATGATGGTGCGTATGCCATTTGATCCACCTGTAATTGATATTGTAATTTCCATGGTCTTGTTAGTTGCAGGATTTGTTTTCACAACATGGATAGCTGCAAAAATTTATCGCACAGGAATATTGATGTATGGCAAAAAACCTACTTACAAAGAACTGTTTCGCTGGTTGTTTTATAAGTAA
- a CDS encoding ATP-binding cassette domain-containing protein: MNLLSIREVTKIYANHKALDSVSIEIPESSVFGLLGPNGAGKTSLIRIINQITGPDGGSILFGGQTLNPSHISAIGYLPEERGLYKKMEVGEQAIYLARLKGLSRSDALKKLRYWFEKFEMQSWWRKKVEELSKGMQQKVQFIVTILHEPRLLILDEPFTGFDPINANLIKDELLGLRQKGATIILSTHRMESVEELCTHIALINKSKKILDGQVKDVRKQFRSNLFEIEYKGTSVGFANALWTGFELVETRTQDDHAFAVVKNLNNSSANDLLRQLLNDVELISFRERIPTMNDIFIESVQNNKPVEA; this comes from the coding sequence ATGAATCTGCTTTCTATACGAGAGGTTACAAAAATTTATGCAAACCACAAAGCCTTAGATTCGGTGAGTATTGAAATTCCCGAGTCAAGTGTTTTTGGACTTTTGGGTCCTAATGGTGCAGGCAAGACTTCACTCATACGCATCATCAATCAAATAACAGGTCCTGATGGCGGCAGTATTTTATTTGGCGGACAAACACTTAATCCTTCTCACATTTCTGCAATAGGATATCTGCCTGAAGAAAGAGGCTTATACAAAAAGATGGAAGTGGGCGAGCAAGCCATCTACCTTGCGCGATTAAAAGGTTTGAGCCGGAGTGACGCATTAAAAAAGCTGCGCTATTGGTTCGAAAAATTTGAAATGCAAAGCTGGTGGCGCAAAAAAGTTGAGGAACTCAGCAAAGGTATGCAGCAAAAAGTACAGTTTATTGTAACCATTTTGCATGAGCCGCGACTGCTGATTCTTGATGAACCCTTTACCGGTTTTGACCCAATAAATGCCAACCTGATTAAAGATGAATTGCTGGGACTACGGCAGAAAGGGGCTACCATCATCCTCTCTACACACCGCATGGAAAGCGTTGAAGAGTTGTGTACGCACATTGCCCTCATCAATAAGTCGAAAAAAATTCTTGACGGACAAGTAAAGGATGTAAGAAAACAGTTCCGTTCCAATCTTTTCGAAATAGAGTACAAAGGCACGTCTGTAGGTTTTGCCAATGCCCTTTGGACAGGTTTTGAATTGGTAGAAACACGTACGCAAGACGATCATGCATTTGCAGTAGTAAAAAATCTGAACAACAGCAGTGCAAACGATTTGTTGCGACAACTGCTCAACGATGTAGAATTAATTTCTTTCCGAGAGCGTATTCCTACTATGAATGACATTTTTATTGAATCGGTACAAAATAACAAACCTGTAGAAGCATGA
- a CDS encoding tetratricopeptide repeat protein — MRWLSFVFGFIFCLHVTVWAQQAELDSLQQLLVKQADDTSKVKTLNELSYVYYQTAVYDSELYYAQQALTLAQKLNWKRGMAVSLKNIGSACDDMGNNSDALVYYGRALNIFSSIDDKSGVSACYNNMGLVYRTIGNFSEALKNHYASLKIKETLGDKNGIALSYNNIGVVLYAQKNYSEAIKSHLAALEIRKALGNKRGIASSYGNMGNVYQAQGNYKEALKNYEQTLKIEEEIGNKVGMTTALNNMGAAYYELGDYDQALQHNTNALRIAEEAGDLSSIAASSINTGNVLVKLQQPQAASEWLQKALGIGKEIGEVEVIKNSYEGLSQADSALGKYQEALHHYKMFISYRDSLVNEENTLKTVQLQMQYEYDKKDAIARAVQEKKDEVVRQEVQKQKLLRNSFVAGFALMLALAAVSYRSYVRKRKDNLLIEKQKLLVEEKNNEITQSLQYAQHIQEAVLPSHKNIDTWLKDYFIFYKPKDIVSGDFYSFIPNQGKLLVAAADCTGHGVAGAFMSMIGASLINQLVNEKNITTPAEILDELNEGIINALKQRQGFSNDGMDIALICLDHQKKQLQFAGANRPLWLFRNHELLVVKPDKYPIGGMQVAHTTQFTNHVIELQTGDSCYLFSDGFADQFGGEQGKKMMSKKFKQYLQVMQHLPMDKQKEQLEQLFNSWKGNYAQVDDVLVVGIKI, encoded by the coding sequence ATGCGGTGGCTTTCTTTTGTTTTTGGTTTTATATTTTGTTTGCATGTCACCGTTTGGGCACAGCAGGCAGAGTTAGATTCATTACAACAATTGCTTGTTAAGCAAGCTGACGATACTTCTAAAGTCAAAACACTGAACGAACTCAGTTATGTTTATTATCAGACTGCCGTTTATGACAGCGAACTGTATTACGCCCAACAGGCATTAACCTTAGCGCAAAAGTTGAATTGGAAAAGAGGCATGGCTGTTTCACTTAAAAATATTGGCAGTGCCTGTGATGATATGGGCAATAACAGCGATGCATTAGTTTATTACGGACGCGCATTAAATATTTTTAGCTCTATTGATGATAAATCCGGTGTATCGGCATGCTATAATAATATGGGCTTGGTATATCGTACTATCGGTAATTTCTCCGAAGCACTAAAAAATCATTATGCATCGTTAAAAATTAAAGAAACATTGGGCGATAAAAATGGTATTGCACTTTCTTACAATAATATTGGTGTTGTACTCTATGCACAAAAAAATTATTCCGAAGCCATAAAAAGCCATCTTGCAGCATTGGAAATAAGAAAGGCATTGGGCAACAAAAGAGGCATAGCATCATCTTATGGAAATATGGGTAATGTTTATCAGGCTCAGGGAAATTATAAAGAAGCATTAAAAAACTATGAGCAAACACTTAAAATTGAAGAGGAAATTGGCAACAAGGTAGGAATGACTACAGCCCTCAACAACATGGGTGCAGCATATTATGAACTGGGCGACTACGATCAGGCATTACAACACAACACAAACGCATTGCGCATTGCCGAAGAAGCGGGCGACCTTTCATCAATTGCAGCGTCAAGCATCAACACCGGAAATGTTTTGGTAAAACTGCAGCAGCCGCAGGCGGCATCGGAATGGCTTCAAAAAGCTTTGGGTATAGGCAAAGAAATTGGCGAAGTGGAAGTTATAAAAAACAGCTACGAAGGACTCAGTCAGGCAGACAGTGCTTTAGGAAAATATCAGGAAGCACTGCATCACTACAAAATGTTTATCAGCTATCGCGACAGCCTCGTTAACGAAGAGAATACGCTTAAAACTGTACAACTTCAAATGCAATATGAGTATGATAAAAAAGATGCCATTGCCCGAGCTGTTCAGGAGAAGAAAGACGAAGTTGTGAGACAGGAAGTGCAGAAACAAAAACTACTACGAAACAGCTTTGTTGCCGGATTTGCATTGATGCTTGCTCTTGCTGCTGTTAGCTACAGAAGCTATGTGCGCAAAAGAAAAGATAACCTCCTCATTGAAAAACAAAAGCTGCTGGTGGAGGAGAAAAATAATGAAATTACACAGAGTCTTCAATATGCGCAGCACATACAGGAAGCGGTGCTGCCATCACATAAAAATATTGACACCTGGCTGAAAGATTATTTTATATTTTATAAACCAAAAGACATTGTAAGTGGCGATTTCTACAGTTTTATCCCAAATCAGGGTAAACTGCTGGTGGCTGCTGCCGATTGTACCGGACATGGTGTGGCAGGAGCTTTTATGAGTATGATTGGCGCCTCGCTCATCAATCAGCTGGTAAATGAAAAAAATATAACTACACCTGCTGAAATCTTGGATGAGTTGAACGAAGGCATTATCAATGCACTGAAACAGAGACAAGGTTTTTCTAATGATGGCATGGACATAGCACTGATTTGTTTAGACCACCAAAAAAAGCAATTACAGTTTGCCGGTGCCAACCGCCCGTTGTGGTTGTTTCGCAACCATGAACTGCTGGTGGTTAAACCCGATAAATATCCTATTGGCGGTATGCAGGTAGCACACACCACCCAATTTACCAATCATGTGATAGAACTGCAAACCGGTGACAGTTGCTACCTTTTTTCTGACGGTTTTGCCGATCAGTTTGGAGGCGAACAGGGTAAGAAAATGATGAGTAAAAAGTTTAAGCAGTACCTGCAGGTTATGCAGCACCTGCCTATGGACAAGCAGAAAGAACAACTTGAGCAACTTTTTAATTCATGGAAAGGAAACTACGCCCAGGTTGACGATGTTTTGGTTGTGGGCATAAAGATATAA